Genomic DNA from Novipirellula galeiformis:
ATCCATCATGGAGTTGGTCGAAAAGACCTCTCTAAGAGAGAATCCGCCACAATTCGAAATCGGCGATACCGTTGACGTTCACTTGAAGATTCTTGAAGGTGCTAAAGAACGCATTCAAGTATTCAGTGGCGTTGTGATCGCTCGCAGTGGCTGCGGAGCCAAAGAAATGTTCATGGTTCGCCGCATCGTCGCAGGCCAAGGTGTGGAGCGTAAGTTCCCCGTCCACAGCCCACGAATCGAAAAAGTGGAAGTCAAGCGAAGTGGCGTGGTTCGCCGAGCGAAGCTTTACTTCCTTCGCGATCGCGTTGGTAAGGCCGTTCGCTTGAAAGAGCGTCGCCGCAGCTAAACGTTGCATGGGCTTCGGGCCTGTGAGCAATGAGAGGTTGGCGTCCCGCGTGCCATCGGCATCAAGTCTGCCTCCCACTCGCGAATTTTAAACTTACGAAGCGATCGAACGTCTAGAATGACGTTCGATCGCTTTGTTCGTTTACGCAGGGCACTTTCCGATGCGCGTATTCCTTGACCGTTTGCGTAATCGTTATGTCGATTGGCGTTATGGGCGGATCGACATGTCCGCAGCGGTGGGCAAGCGTGGTGAGCAAGCAGCGGCGAGGCTGTTGCGGCAAAAGCGGCTCGTCGTGGTCGCCGAAAGTGAGTCGGATCGAGCTGGTGAGATCGACCTGATTGCCGTGGACCCCCGATCGCGAGTGATCATCTTTGTGGAGGTCAAAACCCATTCAACGACCAAGCCGGGGCACCCCGCCGATCGTGTTGACCTGGTCAAGCAAGGCCGAATCACACGGGCGGCGCTGCGGTATTTAAAACGCCAGCATTTGCTCGAATCGCGTTGCCGGTTCGATGTGATCGCCGTTTGGTGGCCCGTCGGGTTCGCAGCACCCGAAAGGATCGAGCATTACGAGGCCGCCTTCGAAGCTGTCGGCGATTTCCAACTGTTTTAAGCAGCTTGGCTGGCGTTCTAGCAGTGGCGTGGATCTCGGTCGGCGTCACAGGCCGTATCTCCGCGAGGGGGGACCTAGGGCGGTCAAACGTTGCTCAGGGTATACTCGGTGGATGCCTCGGGCGACGAACGTGATCGCTCGCGTGGTATCAAGTCGCGCACCGATGGAATTTTGAAAAGCAAGATGACGACCGAGACTTTAACCGACAACGATGTCGATGCGATTGATCGGCTTTGCCAAACCGCTCGACAATTGCGAGCCGAGTTGGCTCGCGTGATCGTGGGGCAACAGGAAACGATAGAGCAGTTGATCGTTTGTCTTTTCGCACGGCGGCACGCGTTGTTGATGGGAGTTCCGGGGCTGGCGAAAACGTTGCTGGTCAGCAAATTGGCCGAGACGATGTCGCTCGACTTCAGCCGCATCCAATTCACGCCCGACTTGATGCCAATGGACATCACCGGTACCGATATTCTGCAGGAATCGGACCAAGGCCGCCGCGAGTTTCAGTTCGTCAAAGGACCGCTGTTTGCGAACATCGTGTTGGCTGATGAGATCAACCGGGCGCCACCCAAAACGCAAGCTGCGATGCTCGAGGCGATGCAGGAACATCGCGTCACGGTACTTGGAAAGCACTTTCCGCTGGACGAGCCTTTTATGGTGTTGGCGACTCAGAATCCGGTTGAGCAAGAGGGGACGTATCCGTTGCCTGAGGCGCAGTTGGATCGTTTTATGTCGTTGATCGAGTTGGATTATCCCTCCGAAGCGGAGGAGATTCAAATTGCCAAGACGACGACGGGGGACGAGTTGCCCCAGTTAAAACATTTGCTGACCGCCGAAGATATTCTCAGCTACCAGCATTTGGTTCGGCGTGTTCCGGTCCCCGATCACCTTTACACGTATGCCGCTCGATTGGTGCGCCGAACTCGGCCCGACGGTGATACCTCGCCCGATTGGTTGCGTCCCTTGGTGTCGTGGGGCGCAGGTCCCCGTGCGGTCCAGAATTTGATTCTCGGAGCAAAGAGTCGGGCGGCACTACAGGGCAGTTATATGGTGCGTTTGGAAGACATCCAACATGTCGCGCCGACGGTGCTAACGCATCGCATCATCACCACGTTCGCCGCCCAAAGTGAACGTGTCACGGCAAAGACGATCGTCAAGCGATTGGTCGAGGAAACGGCGGTATGAGTTCGCCGATGCCAACGCGTGATTTTCTTGACCCCGACGTGCTGGCACGGTTGCGGGGGTTGCCGCTGTTCGCACGCAAGGTGATGTTGGGGAGTGTGTCGGGGCGTCACCGCAGTCCTCATCGCGGCTCGAGTGTCGAATTCGCGGAGTACCGCAAGTATGTTGCTGGCGACGATCTGCGGCGACTCGATTGGCGCGCGTACGGACGTACCGATCGTTTTTTCGTCAAAGAGTTCGAAGCGGATACCAATCTGCGCATGGTGATGGTCGTCGATACCAGTGGTTCGATGGGATTTGGTAGCACCGGTTTATCAAAACTCGACTATGCGAAACGGATGGCCGCGACGCTTTCCTATCTGGCGATGGAACAGGGGGATGCGGTCGGTTTGGCGTGTGTTGCTCATCGCGTGCTCAATCAGTTGCCCGCGCGACGCAACCCGGCTCATCTCTCGAGTCTGTTTGATTGCTTGGCGAATGCCCGGGCCGAAGGTGAAACGGAATTGATCGCTGTGCTGCACGAATTGGCGGAGACCGTTGCCCCGCATGCACTGGTGATCTTGTTTTCGGATTTGTTTGTACAGCCGGAATTGTTGCAGCCCTGTTTCGAGCATTTGCGATTTCGCAAACATGACGTTTCTGTGTTTCATTTGCTTGATCCAGAGGAGATTGCGTTCGATTTTGAACGTCCCACTCGATTTGTAGACATGGAAAATGAAAACACGGTTTTTGCTGAGCCGAGTGAGATCGCCGATGCCTATCAAGCTGCGTTTCGTGAGTATTTGGAACAGACACGGCAATTGATGCTGCGTGCGGCGGTGGATTATCACCGCGTGGGGTTGGATCAGTCGTATGAGCAAGTGTTGAGCGACTTTTTGGTCGGTCGGACGCAAGGTCGAAGGGGCGGGTAGGGTGTTAGACCGATGAGCTTCTTGCAGCCTTGGATGCTTGTGGCGATGCCGTTGGTGTTGTTGCCGGTCATCATTCACTGGATCAACCAACGACGTCATCAAACCAAACCGTGGGGCGCGATGGCGTTCCTGATGCAAGCGAACCAATTGTCGCGAGGCCATGCCAAGCTGCGACGTTGGTTGATTCTTGCCCTGCGGATGTTGGTTGTCGCTGGGATGATCTTCGCAGTCACACGTCCCATGTCGAGCGGGTTTCTCGGTTGGCGGTTCGGCGGGCACACTGACACCACGATCGTCATCCTCGACCGTTCTCCGAGTATGCAAGAGAGTGGCAGGGCTGGGCAATCTAAATTGATGAAGGGGCGTGACCAATTGGCAGGCATTCTCGGCACGTTGGGATCGTCGCATTGGGTGTTGATCGAGAGCGGCAATGAGACACCGAGTTCGTTTGCGACGCTCGAAGCGATGATGGATTCTCCGCGGACCCAAGGGGCGACCAGCACTGCGGATATCCCGAACATGGTGCATGCCGCAGTCGATTATCTGAAGCGGAACCAAGCGGGGGATGCCGACGTTTGGATTTGCAGCGATTTGCGGGCCGTCGATTGGGATTCGCAAAGCCATCACTGGAAGGTGTCGCGTGAGACGATCAAGCAGATGCCGCACTCGATTCGCTTCCATTTATTGGCTTATCCTGAATCCGATCGCTCCAATGTTTCGATTCGCGTCGCGGATGCGCAGCGGATCACCGACGCCGATGGGGACGCGGTCTTGGTGTCATTCCATCTTTCCCGTTCGAACGCCGTGAATTTGGACACCGTGAGTTCGAACACAGTGAGTTCGGACACAGTGAGTTCGGGTGAGATGGGATCCCCGGTGACCGTTCCGGTGCAAGTCGAGATCGACGGAGTGCGAACGCAGTTTGAGGTGTCACAGGTCGGCAGCCAGAGTGAAGTGCGCACGCAGCGAATCCCGATTGCGTCCCAGACCGAGTCGGGTTGGGGGCGTGTGGTCATTCCCGCCGATGCGAACCCTGCCGACAATGAATCGTTTTTTGTCTTCGCGGCTCCGCCACCACGACGTGTTGTATTGGTTAGCGATGATCGTGAAGCGACCAAGGCATTGGAGATTGCGGCGTCGGTGTCGCCTGATGAAGAATCGATCGTCGACGTCGAGGTGTTGTCGCCGCAGTCGCTTGATTCGATCGAGCTTGAGGGGGCTGCCTTGCTGGTGTGGTGTGTCGAGTTGCCGGACGCGTCGACATCCGCGCGAATTGCGGAATACGTGGACAAGGGGGGACAAGTGATTTTCTTTCCTCCCACTGCGTTGTTGTTGGGGGGCGGTGGTGCGGGGGACCGAGAATTTCGAGGCGTCCGCTGGAGCGAGTGGGTCGATCATGATGAAAAAGTAATGGTCGAGCATTGGCGTGCCGATCAAGATTTGCTCGCCGCAACACGCGGCGGGGCAGGATTGCCGGTGGGGCAATTGGAAATCCGGGGGCGGGCAACGTTGACGGGAGAGGTGACCGCGTTGGCATCGCTGAGCGGTGGAGATCCGTTGTTGGGGCGTGTGGCGACGGAGCGGGGAGGCGTTTATTTTTGCACTGCATCCCCCTCGGGCCAACGATCCTCGTTGGCGGATAACGGAGTTGTGTTGTACGCGATTGTTCAGCGTGCGATCGATCAGGGGCTGCGGGCGTTGGCAGCAACGAGTGCCCAGGTTGCCGGCCAGGTGGATTTGCCGATCGAGGGTTGGAAACCATTGGCTGGAAACTCCGAAGTGCTCTCGACCGAGTACTCGTCCAACGCCGGGGTGTACGAGAGCAGAGCAGAGCAGGGGGAGCGTTTAATCGCCGTGAATCGTTCGCCCCATGAGGATCAAGTGGATCAGGTCGATGCAGGGCAAGTTGAGGCGTTATTCGAAGGCGTTCGCTTTTCACGGATCGATGCAAGTGTTGACGATTCCAGCGGTATCGCCCGCGAAATTTGGCGGTTGTGCTTGTTTGCAATGATCATCGCGATGTTGTTGGAAGCGTGGCTGTGTCTGCCTCGACGATCCGATCCGATTCCCCGTCGAAATGCCGCAGATCAACGTGCACTTGATTCATGGCGCGATCGTACGACAATGAATCAGAACGGAAGGAATCAGGTCAAGGCTGCGGCGCCAGTTGACCTTCAAAAACAGGCCCGTCCCATCGAACAGGCCCGTCCCATCGAACAGGCCCGTCCCATCGAACAGGGAGGCCCCGCGTAATGGGATCAGGGATCACTTTCCAATCCAGCGTGATGTTCTTGACGCTCTCGGTCGTGGTGATCGCGATGGGGGGCGTCCTCGCCTGGACCGCTTGTGTTCGTAGTCGGTTTCGGTCATCGGTGGTTTGGCTCGAAGGGGTTCGTGTCGCTTTGGTGGCGTTGGCCGTTTTTCTACTCAATCAACCCGAGTTTGTTTATCAAGTCGATCCTATGCGGCGGCCGACCGTGATGATCTTGGGCGATGATTCGCTGAGCATGGATACCGCGGATGTCGTCAACGAGTGGATGCCCGAGCAAACTCGCCGAGATGCGATTCGTGACTTGATGGACCCGCAAACGTGGGATCGCTTGAGCGGCGATGCGGATGTGGTCGTTGCTGCGTTCGCGAGTGGAACTGAAAACGATCGAACGGATATCGATGCGGCGCTCGCATCGGCGATCAAGGGGTATCCAAGTCTACTCGCCGTGGTGTTGGCATCCGATGGAGATTGGAATTCGGGGGTTGCTCCGGTGGAACGGGCGACCCAGTTTCGTATGCAGCAAATTCCCATCTTCACAGTCCCGGTGGGCAGCACCGAGCGTCTGCCCGACGTCGAACTGTTGCGTTTTGATGTTCCCGCGTTGGGGGTCGCAAACAAAATGGTGCGGATTCCGTTTTCGGTGGAGAGTTCGTTAGCACAGGATCAGATTGCGGTCGCCAAGTTGACGGCCTCCGATGGAACCGAGGTCACCCATGAATTCACCATCGAAGCGATGGGGCAAACCGATAATGTGATTCAATGGGAAGCAAAGCAAGCGGGTGACTTTACGTTGACGTTGACCCTCCCGATGCATCCTCAAGAGCGGATCGCAAGCAACAATCAACTCACGATGCCGATTTCCATTCCGGAAGAGCGGTTGAAGGTGTTGGTGGTCGAGACACGCCCGCGTTGGGAGTATCGTTATTTACGCAATGCGCTTTCACGCGATCCCGGTATCGAGGTCTCGTGTTTGTTGTTTCATCCGGGGTTGAGTAAGACCGGAGGCGGAAACCGAGATTACATCGCATCGTTCCCCGCATCGTTGACCGAACTCTCGCAATACGACGTGGTGTTTCTTGGGGACGTCGGGCTTGGAGATGATCAGTTATCCGAGGCGCAATGTCGGCTGTTAAAAGGGTTGGTCGAACGACAGGCCAGCGGGCTGGTGTTTATCCCCGGCATTGCCGGAAACACGTTGTCATTAGTGGATTCGCCGCTGGGGGATTTATTGCCGGTGGTGCTGGATGCATCGCAACCGATGGGGTGGGGATCACGAGCGTCGAGCCACTTTGCCTTGACGGAGCTCGGCCGCCACAGTTTGTTGACAAGGCTTGCCGATAACGACGACGAGAATGCCAGAGTGTGGTCTGATTTGCCTGGCTTTCAGTGGTATGCCCCGATCGTTCGAGCCAAGGCGGGAGCGGAGGTGTTGGCGGTTCACGAGGATGCCTCGAATGAGTACGGCCGAACGCCGTTGGTCGTCACTCGTCCACAGGGCGCAGGCAAGGTGTTGTTGATGGGGACCGACGGGGCGTGGCGTTGGCGGCGCGGAGTCGAGGACTTGTACCATTATCGATTTTGGGGCCAAGTGGTGCGTTGGATGGCGTATCAGCACAGTCGCTCTAAAGGTTTGTACTACGCCCCCGAGCAACCCCGCATGCGGCAACGGGTCACGCTGAGTACCAATCGCTTGGATGACGACGGGAATCCCTTGAATGCAGGGGAGGTCTCGGCCCGTATTGTTGCGCCGTCGGGGAACACTCAGACGGTCGTGTTAGAAAATACGGGCGGCAACTGGGGAGCATTCCACGGTGCGTTCACGCCCCGCGAAGCAGGGGATTATCAAGTGACATTGTTGTTTCAGACGAGCGACTCACGATTCGAAACCAAGATTCATGTTCAAGACGCAATGCTCGAACGAATTGGTAAACCCGCTCGTCCGGAGGTTTTGGCGGAAATCGCCAAGGTGTCGCGTGGGTCGGTGTTGCCGGCCGATGAGCTCGATGCGATCCTCGATGTCGTGAAGGAAATCTCAATACCGACGCCCCAGGCTCGCCGCGTACAGATCTGGAGTCATCCGCTAGTCGCAATCTTATTGATCGGATTGTTGGGGCTATTTTGGACCGCCCGAAAACGCGTAGGATTGATGTAGCTTTGGCCGTCATTGGCTTTGCCTCGCTCTGACGCCAGCCGTTACCGAGTCGATAGAACCCATTCCGTTTAACCAATATTCATGAAGGTTGCCACGAAGCCCTTGAGCGTTTCCTTTTCCAACGACCGCGACAATCGACAACGCGTTCCGCACACGCTGCGTGGATCGTTGCAGACGTTTCGTAATCGCGTCTGGACCTCGAAGGTCGCCGAATCGATCACGTTGGTGATGGTTGCCGTGGTGGTCGCACTCTTGTTTGTCGTTGTACTTGATCGGTTTTGGGATACACCGATGTTGGTACGGATGGCGATCTGGTTGCTGGTCGTTGGGGTCGGTTTTGTGATCCCGTGGGTGCTGTATCGTTGGGTTTGGCAGTGCCGACGACTCGACCAACTCGCTAGATTGTTGCGGCGGCGTGAACCCGGCATCGGGGGCCAATTGTTAGGCGTGCTCGAGCTGGCCGAGAGCGATCGAGAGCAATCACGCTCGCCTGCCCTGTGCGAGGCCGCGATGGCACAGGTGGCCGAGTTGGTTGCCCAACGTGATCTCCGTGAAGCGGTGCCAAAGACTGCGCTGCGTGTGCTAGCGGGAACATTTGCGATTGCCCTCGTGGTGCTTGCGGTGCTGACGTTCTTGGCGACTCCGGCGGTGACGAGTGCATGCCGTCGATTGCTGATGCCGTGGCAATCGACACCGCGATATACCTTTGTGGAAATCGAGCCCCTTGTTGACTCGATGA
This window encodes:
- the rplS gene encoding 50S ribosomal protein L19, which codes for MNQASIMELVEKTSLRENPPQFEIGDTVDVHLKILEGAKERIQVFSGVVIARSGCGAKEMFMVRRIVAGQGVERKFPVHSPRIEKVEVKRSGVVRRAKLYFLRDRVGKAVRLKERRRS
- a CDS encoding YraN family protein encodes the protein MRVFLDRLRNRYVDWRYGRIDMSAAVGKRGEQAAARLLRQKRLVVVAESESDRAGEIDLIAVDPRSRVIIFVEVKTHSTTKPGHPADRVDLVKQGRITRAALRYLKRQHLLESRCRFDVIAVWWPVGFAAPERIEHYEAAFEAVGDFQLF
- a CDS encoding AAA family ATPase translates to MTTETLTDNDVDAIDRLCQTARQLRAELARVIVGQQETIEQLIVCLFARRHALLMGVPGLAKTLLVSKLAETMSLDFSRIQFTPDLMPMDITGTDILQESDQGRREFQFVKGPLFANIVLADEINRAPPKTQAAMLEAMQEHRVTVLGKHFPLDEPFMVLATQNPVEQEGTYPLPEAQLDRFMSLIELDYPSEAEEIQIAKTTTGDELPQLKHLLTAEDILSYQHLVRRVPVPDHLYTYAARLVRRTRPDGDTSPDWLRPLVSWGAGPRAVQNLILGAKSRAALQGSYMVRLEDIQHVAPTVLTHRIITTFAAQSERVTAKTIVKRLVEETAV
- a CDS encoding DUF58 domain-containing protein, whose product is MSSPMPTRDFLDPDVLARLRGLPLFARKVMLGSVSGRHRSPHRGSSVEFAEYRKYVAGDDLRRLDWRAYGRTDRFFVKEFEADTNLRMVMVVDTSGSMGFGSTGLSKLDYAKRMAATLSYLAMEQGDAVGLACVAHRVLNQLPARRNPAHLSSLFDCLANARAEGETELIAVLHELAETVAPHALVILFSDLFVQPELLQPCFEHLRFRKHDVSVFHLLDPEEIAFDFERPTRFVDMENENTVFAEPSEIADAYQAAFREYLEQTRQLMLRAAVDYHRVGLDQSYEQVLSDFLVGRTQGRRGG
- a CDS encoding BatA domain-containing protein, producing the protein MSFLQPWMLVAMPLVLLPVIIHWINQRRHQTKPWGAMAFLMQANQLSRGHAKLRRWLILALRMLVVAGMIFAVTRPMSSGFLGWRFGGHTDTTIVILDRSPSMQESGRAGQSKLMKGRDQLAGILGTLGSSHWVLIESGNETPSSFATLEAMMDSPRTQGATSTADIPNMVHAAVDYLKRNQAGDADVWICSDLRAVDWDSQSHHWKVSRETIKQMPHSIRFHLLAYPESDRSNVSIRVADAQRITDADGDAVLVSFHLSRSNAVNLDTVSSNTVSSDTVSSGEMGSPVTVPVQVEIDGVRTQFEVSQVGSQSEVRTQRIPIASQTESGWGRVVIPADANPADNESFFVFAAPPPRRVVLVSDDREATKALEIAASVSPDEESIVDVEVLSPQSLDSIELEGAALLVWCVELPDASTSARIAEYVDKGGQVIFFPPTALLLGGGGAGDREFRGVRWSEWVDHDEKVMVEHWRADQDLLAATRGGAGLPVGQLEIRGRATLTGEVTALASLSGGDPLLGRVATERGGVYFCTASPSGQRSSLADNGVVLYAIVQRAIDQGLRALAATSAQVAGQVDLPIEGWKPLAGNSEVLSTEYSSNAGVYESRAEQGERLIAVNRSPHEDQVDQVDAGQVEALFEGVRFSRIDASVDDSSGIAREIWRLCLFAMIIAMLLEAWLCLPRRSDPIPRRNAADQRALDSWRDRTTMNQNGRNQVKAAAPVDLQKQARPIEQARPIEQARPIEQGGPA